A single region of the Candidatus Zymogenaceae bacterium genome encodes:
- a CDS encoding DUF374 domain-containing protein, with translation MDYREARRFSDRHGVHVGPYYDGRFKPSLEFAFAFFLKVPVRLVRWFFRTCRVGYIGKDVEERLAKDSGIVFSYWHRYAQFYYFYAENRHHAMMISHKDGGELGARCMDEVGVVAVRGAPKKISKSSGRIKNKQGMEALATLQDMIQEGKFHTGLTVDGPSGPELKMRPGAIALARDTGAPILVMTMAARPKFRLPTWDRMWITAPFSKVLFIFSGPFYVPADADEEQMDRSRREVEAHMVEMAHKADRYWKDASVRDSLPPPIWSR, from the coding sequence ATGGATTACAGAGAAGCCAGGAGGTTCAGCGATCGGCACGGCGTGCATGTGGGTCCCTATTACGACGGTCGTTTCAAGCCCTCCCTGGAGTTTGCGTTCGCCTTTTTTCTCAAGGTTCCGGTCAGGCTCGTCCGGTGGTTTTTCAGGACGTGCCGAGTCGGGTATATCGGAAAGGATGTGGAGGAACGTCTCGCAAAGGACTCCGGGATCGTCTTCTCCTACTGGCATCGATACGCGCAGTTTTATTATTTCTACGCCGAGAATCGGCACCATGCCATGATGATCAGCCACAAGGACGGGGGGGAGCTGGGCGCACGGTGCATGGACGAGGTGGGAGTGGTGGCGGTTCGCGGTGCGCCGAAGAAAATCAGCAAATCCTCGGGCCGCATCAAGAACAAACAGGGCATGGAAGCCCTGGCGACCCTCCAGGATATGATTCAGGAGGGGAAATTTCACACCGGCCTGACGGTGGACGGACCGTCGGGACCGGAGCTGAAGATGAGACCCGGGGCGATCGCCCTGGCCCGGGATACCGGCGCCCCCATACTGGTCATGACGATGGCCGCCAGGCCGAAATTCCGCCTCCCCACCTGGGACCGCATGTGGATCACCGCACCCTTTTCGAAGGTGCTGTTTATCTTTTCCGGGCCGTTTTACGTGCCCGCCGATGCCGACGAAGAACAGATGGACAGAAGCCGTCGGGAGGTTGAGGCGCACATGGTGGAGATGGCCCACAAGGCGGATCGGTACTGG